The window ttttttttttttttttttttaaaagaaaaaaaaaatggtaaacgACACGCGCAATGCTCCATAGGTTTGGCTAACTTCGAAGTGGGCTGCCAAATTCCAAAAAATATCCCCAATAGTGTTGGAATTCGTTTACTCggctcttttttcttctttataattaattaatcaaacctCAATGATACAAGACAAGATGGACCAAACAAGTGCCACAATCATTCAAAAGCACGATTGATAGACTCAAtcatgtggatgcaaatttctgcattcttttttttttaacgaaaatgcacctgtaaAATATTAACATCTAAGATTATGGTCAAGAACCTCACGTGTCTACGATGAATAGGGGTTTTGGTTGAAGAATCTCTGATaccaaaattagaattttagagagaaagtgtttagaggatttttgggagagaatgagcttagatttttggagaaatatgggctatatataggggtgtggccggctcTATTTGGAGAAATAGAGACCGGCCACTTATGGTGTTTTGAATATTATTGCAAGGtattatgtcaaataatatcttgcaattaatttggtaattaattccAATTTGAAAGGAATAATTAGGAGTTATCTTGtgggtgaggatttgatgaggactGATGagaggttttgaataaataccattttgatcacctttgacctcgATTGAGCCCTTATTGTCCGTTGTATGCACGTGAGAATCCTGGTGTGCTTCAAGGGTCattttgtctttttcacccgaaagtccacatgtcacctccataattttcttgattattttttgctccacaaatgcccccacacatGTTGGGCTGCTCGCGGGAAAGGGCatcaggtgtagagatcttctctTGTTTCAGGAAACATAGAATTGTTTCCTACTTTGATGTAGATTAtctctttaattggaaattagatccttctgggtaagggaaataaattacttctaaagtctatttaagtctaccttaagtagatgattaaatcaacttcagagaGCAATTCATTCTACcataaaagagagagaaagttagaggacatttgttccccctcccctagcaatcttctacacttgtctatgcaaaggatcgtctttcgttgctttctttgcCTTCAcgccgcaccaaggtaagaaaaaattaatttttccttgtctttttaatttttgggagcCTCAAGGCTTGAAATTTAGCTTGACGAGGGTTAAGAATGTGTGAAAAGGCTGTTGGAAAGGCTTCGGCATGACTGCTGTCGGCTTGGTCAGCGGCGGCTTAGCGCGGACAGAGGTTTTGGTGTAGCGACCTGGGCTGCGGGGCTCGGCTTGGCACGTGCCAGACGTGTGAGGCGCTGGGGTGCCGAGTTTGGGCCGTTGAGCTTAGGTCCATGTGGGAGTGGTGAAAGAAAGAGGTGCGGGCCTCCTTCCTGGGTTGGATGGTTGGGTTTTGGCCTATGTGAAAAGTGAAGGAGGGAAGCGCGGGGATGCCAGCCTCCTCCAATTGAATTGGGTCGTGAGGCCTGCAGGCTGGAGAGAAAGGATTAGGCCATGGGGCCTGGCTCACTTGTTGGGCTCCTGCGGTCTAGGCTGTGGCTTGGATTTTGGGCCATGGGGCCTGATGCGCCgcttgcttttttattttatttattatttattttaattttaatttttatgcagCCATctaacgaatttttttttcacgtcTTTGTAGAATTTCCTTGAGCATGTCTTCTTTAAGTCATAAGGGTGATGATGGAGTGCTGCGGTTGTACCGTTAAGGCAGGTATTTGAGTAAGGTAGGCTACTTCAAGGCTGATCACTTTAAAATTAACTTCGATGACTCGTTTAAAGACTTTCTTGAGGCATATAGGCACACTATTCCGTCGGGGATGCATGTGAAACGTGTCAAGGAAAGTAGCAGGTGTGAGCCATGTAGGGGGCTCGGAGAACCATCAAGTTTCACCTCTATTACTTCGTGTTaggatttacttttcccatgccgTGTTTCTTCCAAGAAGTGCTTTGCTCCATGAAGTATGCCCCTGCACAATGTTCTCCTAATGCGGTCTGTGTGATGGTGGGATTCCTCAATCTTAGCCAATTCTTCGACTTGGATTTGACCATCAACGAATTTTGGTACTTTTTGACGTAGGCCACattgaaggtgttgggcagctGGTATCTCATCATAGGCTCTTCGATCATTTGAGCAAGGGAGATCATGAATGGACCAAGGAAACTTTGGAGATAAATGGAGAGTGGGAGTCTGCTTCTTCCCCTGAGTTATGTGTTCCGACAACTTTCATCACCTGTAAGTAAACTGCCTAGTCTCTAGGCTGCTTTGTACTTTTGCTGAGCTGCTCTCTGATTTATTGATGGTCTCATTCTGCTTATGTAGATTCGGAATTCGGCTCGACTCCCAAGACTTCTCTAGATATGAAGAAGGGGCATGTTGCACTAGGTATCTTTTCTAAGTACCGTGAGTGGTGTTGGCTGCTTAGTCCTCTTTACCGAGAGAAAGATGGATTGCCCCCGAGAGAGGAGATAAAGTGAATCAAGGCAGAGGCATTGGCTTGTCCGATTGCCATCGTGGAGCTTGCTACAAATGAAGGTGGAACAAAGAGATCTTCCTCACCTGCTTAAGAGATGTCGACTGAGAAAAAACCAAAGACTTCATCCACTGCTCATGAGGGTCCATCTGCCGCTGATAAGTttgtgattgacttgacttcttccaagaggaagaaagatgaggctgctagatctgagcCTGTGACGCCTGCCGTGCCAAAGATGGCTAGTACgattgctgataggattgctTAGCGCAGAGGTTCCATCATGCCCTTAGTACCGAAATTTATGCCAAAACGTTCGTCGAGGTCTAAGTATGGTTCACCTTTGGAGAGACTTGCTACTATGAAAAACGATAAGGTGGACTCTGTTGCTTGAGTGGCGCCAAAACTTACTCCCCTTGTTACTGAGATTGATTCGCCTGTTGAGAAAGAGAAGACTACTCGCGTAGGCAGTTTTGAGAAATCTACCAAGCCTGTTTCTGAGGAGGCTACTGAGATTTGTGCGCTCTTGAAACCGAATATTCTTAAAGACATGGATAGGTGTGCCAAGCTTGTTGATGGCGTTAAAGGGATTGTCTGCCTGAGTTCCTTTGCGAAGTATATGACCGAATATAGGAGGACTGCTCTGCTTGCTATGATGCAGAAAACGACGATTCTAGTAGCCGAGTATGTACTTCTTAACCAAGATGATATTAAGGCTGCCAAACGGGTGGTAAAGACTATGGCAATCGAAGCTTATTCCTCGGCCGAGAAGATTAAGAGGTTGAAATCTGAGCTCGTTGCTTTGAATGGTTTTAATATCTCTGCCCCCacttctctgcagcttgagaTTGCTTGCTAAGAGATCGTTGAATtaaagactaggcttgacgtGATCCAAGTTAAGAATGAAAGTGTAGAGAAGGAGATTAGttgttacatacctcagattcaagatcttgagcgtgCCTTCTCAGAATTTCGTTCTGCTGCTTATGtaaaggatgaagagttgattgcttcttataatcaagtgatccactttAAGAAGATCGCCGATAGGCTTAAACCCCAAGTGCTGGAACTCTAAGGCGTATTGAAGATCAATAAAAGTttgaagaaggaagtggatgagctgcagTGCGTCCTTGTTGGTCTGCTCGAGGAGAACGAGCAGCTGAAAGGTGAGAAAGTTGGACTTGAGACTTCACTTGTTCAGAATCAagccgatttctacaagctgggttatgtagatcatcttTTTGGTAGGCCATCTGACTTTGAGTTTGCTGGAAAAgacttcaaaaccttctttatTTCCTTAGAAGacttgcttgcctttactttCGAGGCTTCTATGGTGAAGTAGTCAGAGAAGTTGGTGCCCAAGCTAGGGCAGTCAAGGGTGAAGCGTTGGATAATGCCGCTGCTGAAGGTGTGGCAACCGAGTAGTCATGGGATTTCCAAGCTACTGAAGAGTTGTTTTCTAGGTAGTCTttaggaattttttttgttttccttgttgctttgCTTGAACTTCTTCGAcctttgctagttgtttatcaattttgctagaaaatttaataaatttgcttcatttctttttctttatcttcGCTGTTTTTATTCACGCCCAACCTTTGACTTTTAGACTAGCGACAAATGTGCTACTTTTTTATAAGCAGATAGCCCTGTGTAGCCTATGTAGCTATGAGTGGGTGTTGTGAGCCATAGGGTCAGCAGCCGAACATCTTACTTACAAAAGCAAACGAGTCCACGTGACCACttggctgttaaccttggctttcttcaaTCATTTGAGCTGTGTGGCCTACATCATAACATAGTAAAGATTTTTCGGTCATGAAATTCACTATCATTATGTATCAAAAGTAAGCAGTTGTATGCAATTTCTTAAGCAAAGGTCCAAGAAAACTCCTTGCTTTTTATGTAACCAATTTTGTGGtttgcgtagcaagtatcacaacactttaggaattaATGTAGATCTAAGTGATCATTTCGCGCTTTGGCAGAGGTAAAGCTTATCGACTGTATAGCTTGTTAGCAGTGGATAAAGCTTTGTATATGCACGctaacttgtttaacctttcataaaaatgcgcggttgtataagtttagCACGTCTTACTACTCAAAGGGCAAGCTGGAAGCACTATTCCGTAAACCATAGGTTACCTTAGTGCACTTGGTAGCAGCTTTAAGGTTCCAGGATAGCATTTTATAGGGTGTACTACTTAATGTACGTCTTCTGCCTCTAAGGCTGGGTTCCCCGTGGATTAAGctaagagacccaaaatcctttagTTAGCTAAGctttgaaaaagaccattgttgCTGCTTATAGGAATCCGAGCGTAAGCTATTGTGCATCTAGTTATTCTAGGGCAGCCTGACTCATTCACATCTGGATATTTGAAGTGTATAGTTTATCCTCCTGCATTGGAGAACAAACCCATGTGGGTGTCGGGAAATTGGTTTGCCCTATCGCGCTGGAGAGTATGGTTGGTCCCCAAGGGGGTGCAATTCTTTTGATAAGTTCCTAAGAAGGGTGtggtcttcttttgaagtgtaGGAGTGGTTAGGTGTTGTAAGCATGTAGTcgagccaagttgtaaattacttctgaattcctcattaaAAAAACGAGTGAAATGAACGAAAACTTAGTTGTAAAgtaggaactgcataacaaTTGGATAATCCTCGACTTTGTAAGGTGGTGCTCGTCGAGCTACTTGAGTCTTTGAGCTTTGATGTAGCGGGAGGTCACGCATGGTAGTTCCTCATATTGTAGGCATTCCATTGTTTTTGGATCTCTTTGTCGTTTATGGTGGCGAGGGTGTAACTACCCTTGCCGCCTACTTTGCTGATCTTGTACAAACCTTCCCAGATATGATCCATCTTTCTGGAGCCTTTTCTGTgggcagtgatgaaggcttttcttagaACTAGATCTCCAGGTTGGAACTAccggatcttggcccttttgttatAGTTGGAGAGGAGTTGTTGCTGGTTGGCAGTGATGAAGACTGTTATCGCGTCCTCCTCTGCCATATCTAAATTTATAGCCATCTCATTTCCATTATGCTTGATGCTTAGCAGTAGAGTGTTGATACTTGGTATGATGATATTAGGATAAATGATTGCttctgaaccaaatgccaaagagaaaggagtcTCACTGGTTACTCGTCGTTTGGttgtgcgatatgcccatagacatCTAGGGAGTTCATCTGgccatttttcctttttgttagagagggatttcttgaggtagTCGAGAATAATCTTGTTTGATGCTTTAGCCTGCTCATTGCCTTAATGATACTTTGGTGTGGACATatgttgcttgatgccatatttctaaaagaacttctccaaatCTTTGCCCATGAATTGCGGGCCGTTATCCAAGACGATGGattgagggatgccaaatcgaAAAATGATGTTCCTCAATATGAAGTGCTATATGTTCGTCTGTGTTACGATTGTCATAGGCTCTACTTCCACCTacttggtgaagtagtcagtcGCCATGATCATTATACCTCTACCCCCCAATAGCAGGTAACATTGGCCTTACCAAGTTGATTGCCTACTGCATGAACGGCCAATGACTCGTCTACGGGTATAGTTCGCTGGTAGACAGTGCTGGTACCGGCTTATAGCGTTGGCAGCTATCGCACTTTTGTGCTAATTCTTTAGCATCTTAATGCATAGTAGACTAGTAGTAGTCTGCGTTAAAAGCCTTCTGTGCTAAGGATTGGCCTCCGAAGTGATTTCCACAGATATATTCATGGATTGAACTTAAAACATTTAGGTCGTCGGGAGGCGCTAGGCAGCAGAGATATGGTCTAGTGTCGGATCTTATGATGAGAATGCTGTTCCATATGTAGTAGCGTACTGCCTTTGTTTGGAACTTTCTAgacttcaatatttctatgggGAACGTGCCATTGACCAGGTAGTTTATAATGGAATCTTGCCAGTTTGGAGTTatactaacctgtgacacctcAGCTGCTGGCTCCGCCTCTATGCTTGGTTTGTCTAGATAATCCATCGAAATAGAGCGTTTAAGTTGGTGGTCGAGGGTAGAGCCTAGGCTGGCTAGTGTATCCGCGTGGGCATTGTCTGCTTATGGAACTTAAATGAGGCTGTAAGTCTGAAATGCTTCAAGTTCTTTTCATACCTTTTCTAGGTATTACACCATCTTTGGATGTTTTTCTGTGTACTTCCCAGTAGTCTGGCTggtgattagctgggaatcaAAATGAATTGTAAGCTTTTTTACCACCAAGTCTGTTGCCATTTGGAGGCCTGTTATTAGGGTTTCATACTTTACTTCATTGTTAGATGGTTTGAAGCCTAAAGTGATTGCCTGCTCGAGCATTGAACCTTCTGGGTGACAAAGACCATGCCTGCTCCCGAGCCCTTGTAGTTAGATGCACCATTGACATGAAAATGCTAGAAGTTTCCATCAGGTAGAGTAAGCGCGACTAAGGTGTGCTCGGCTGCCTCCAGGGCGTTGTTAGGCCACTCTATTGAATCACCTAAGCTAGGCGTGAATTCTGCTATGAAGTCCGCTAAGGCTTGGGCTTTTATTGCTGTACGGGGTCGGAAAACTAGGCCGTATTGGCCAAATTCCAACGCCTATTTCATTACTCGTTGAGAAGTATCTGGAACATGTATGATTGATTGTAGAGGATATTGAGTAATGAAGATGACTGTATGAGCTTAAAAATATGGTCCGAGCTTTCGAGCCACAATAACTAGTGCCAAAATTAATTTCTCGATCTTCAGATATCTAGTTTCCGCATCGAGAAGAGCTTTAGAAGTGTAGACTATTGGCAGTTGGGCTCccagctcttctcgtatgagggcATAGCTCGTTATTACTTCTGAGATTGCCAAGTAAATGTATAAGTCATCCGCTGCTTTCGACTTGGATAGTAACGAAggtgatatgagatacttttttaGGTTTTGGAAAGCTCTTTCGCACTCATCATCCCATTTGTCTCATTGTGCCTTCTTGATACCCTTGAAAAAAGGCTTACATCGATCGGTAGATCACGAGAGAAAGCGGTTGAGTGCGATTGCTCGTTCAGTCAAGCTTTGGATCTCATTCAAGGAAGTTGAAGATTTCATCTCAAGGATTGCTCGAATCTGCTTGGGATGTGCTTCGATTCCTCATTGGGTTACTAGGTACCCTAAGAATCTGCCTGAAGATAATCTAAATGTGCACTTGGCGAGATTgagcttcatcttgtactttctaAAGATGTTGAAAATTTTCGCCAATTTGCCGATGTGGTCTTGAACATCAATTTGCTTCTTGAAAATCAATTTGCTTTTTGGGAAAATTTTCTAAGGAAATTACTCCAATTTGCTTTTTGAACATTATGTTTACCAATCGTTGTTAAGTGGCTCCCACATTCTTGAGGCCAAAAGGCATAACCATGTAATAGTAAGTGCCTCGCTAGATCACGAACGTGATTTTCTCCTTATCGGGCTCGTGCATGGCTATTTGGTTATAGCCAGAGTATGCGTTTAAGAAACTGAGCAGTTGGTTCCCAGAAGTTGAATATACTAGTAAATCGATTCGGGGAACTAGATAAGGATCTTTCGGGTACGCTTTGTTGAGGTCGGTGTAGTCTATGCAAACCCTCAAtttgcctttttctttcttcattacTAGCATGATGTTGGCAAGCCATGCTAAGTATGCTACCTCTTATATGAATTCGGCCTTCAATAACTTGTCGATTTCCGCTTCGATAATCGCCACTCGTTTGGGTGCGAAATGTCTTCTTTTTTGGATTACTGATTTGGTAGTGAGGTTAACGTGCATCTTGTGGCAAGCTATCTTGGGGTCGATGCCGGTCATGTCGAAAGGTGACCACGTGAAGACGTCACGATTTTTCCTAAAGAAAACCATGAGCCCCTCCTTTTCCTTCGGGCTCAGACGTGAACCAATTCTAGCAGTCTTTTCTGGCCGTTGGGGATCAAAAACGATGTGTTTGGTGTCCTTCTCGGGTTTTCATCATGTCTCATCAGCTGGCTCGTTGATTTGGACACCATCTTCTTGATCTGTCTACCGTGATTGCTATTTGGTAGATTCGTCGTCCCTTTGGACCTTGGTCTACGAGAataaaggtttttttatttactctTTCAATGCTTGCACAGTGCATCGTCGAGATATGGCCTGGTCAGATTTGATTTCTTCGATTCCTCATTTCGGGATGCGGAATCAAATTTTTTGATACTTGACGGAGGTTACAGCGTCCAACTTTATCATCCAAGGTCGCCCTAGAATCCCGTTGTAGGGAGATGGGTCGCTTACTATCGTGAACGTTTTCTTTGAGACAACCGGCGGTGTTCTCACGTCAAGTGTGATGTTGCCGATGACAGTTGAGGTGTGTCCATTGAATCCGGTGAGTACCTCCACTCGACGTATGATTATGCATTCCAAGCCCATCTTTTGAATTACTGAGAGCTAAAGTAGGTTGACCGCACTTTCATTGTTAACCATCATTCTGTTGACTATGACATGAGCCAGTTGGATGGATACCACTGGTGTATCATTGGGTGGGAAATCGAGCCAACGATGGGTCCAGGATAAGTGTTAACTGCCTGGACTTATGAGACCAGTAGAGCTTGCTGGATCTTCCTCTTATTAGAACTGTTGGTGGCCCCCAAGTGCTTGGATTCAACAAAGATGCCATTAATCCAAATCGTCTTAGTTGACGGCTATTCGTTGGCGTTTGCATTCTTTCTATGATGTGTAGTTGGCTTACCTAAGTATCTGTTgactttgctttctttcacGAGCTTTTCTAGGTAGTTTTTCTAAATGTAGCGATCGTCAGTTGTGTGACCGAGACCTCGGTGGAATGCGCAGTACTTGGTGTGGTCCAACTTAGAAGTGTTTCCCCTTGATTGTTTCGGCAACTTGAACCATGGTTCGCTCTTGATGTCGTAAATAATTTAGTGGATCGGGATTGAGAACTATGAGTAGTTCTTGGGTATTAGGCCGCTTTTAGTCGGGATCGGTCCCTACGCTTGGCCTTCTGCctgttttttattattgtattgCTTCTCGTCCTCCTTCTTTTAAGCTACTGTCGATTCTTTTTTAGGCTGCTTGGGTGCCTTGTTTGTTAGCCgagcctcgtcccaaagtgcatgcttctctgtgagagagaaagagtctgccagagttagatattttttcatgatcaattctccaAACAGTGGGTGGTCTGCTAGGAGTCTTTTTTGAAAGGTTGCACTAGCTATCAAGTCATCACATCCAACTATCTTCACCTTCTTTGCTTTAAATCTCTTCACATAGTCACGAAGCGATTCCTTTGGGTTCTTTTTGACGTTGAATGAATGGTTGAACTTTTTCTTGATCGAGCGgtaggatgaatattctttcgtgaaaatcaaagaaaaatcatCGAAACTCCAGATAGATCGTGGTGGCAAGGTGTGGAACCAATCTTGCACCTCAACTTGCAAagtggtggcgaatatcttgcacataagaGCATCGTTGTTCCGATAAAGGACCATTGTGCTTTGGTAGTGCTTCAAGTGTCTCTTCGAatctccatctcctttgaagGATGTGAAATGTTGCATGCTGAACTTGTGAGGAGGCTCTATCTACTCAATCTCGTCCGTGAAGGGTGACCTACTCCTGTTGGTCATGTCCCATTGTAATGCCTCATCGATGACTTCGTTGCTTTGAAAATCATGCAATTGTTCGGTCAAGAAcctttctacttcttcctgaatttgcctttgttaggGTAGCAGATCTCTCAGCTACCTCCGATATTGACTtgctggtctaggctgctcttctaTGTGTTCAGCTTGTTTATGCGTGGTTGCGGTATATATGGAAGGCGAGCGAATTCCTTATAGGCTGCCAGTCAAACTTGAGCCAGATTGAGTGATTGCTTATCTCCATCCATCGTGCTACTTACTCCGATGTAAGGTAGATTATGCTCCTTATAGGCCTATGAACACTTTGTGTGGAAGGTTGCTAACGTTGATTATTAGAGTATGGccccaaccgtgaatgtatgctcgtcTGTGGGCCTACCCGAGAGTGCATGCTTCTCCGTAtgctaagacgagagtatacgtTATCTTAGGGGCTCAGTCGGGAGTGTACATTGCTAGAACACTCGGTTTGTGGCCGATCGAGTGGCTGCTTGCCTCAACGCTGCTGAAGAGGTTCTTAGTATGCCCTTATCCTACTTCGGGATACCTCGTCTGGGACACGTTTCATCTCGGTGCACTATAAAAGCTGATTTACCGAGGTCGTCTGTTGTGCAAGGACGCATGTTAACTCCATGACTTGTTGAGACAAGTGTGGTTTGTAATTTGGGTAGGAAGAGCTTGGACGGTAGGCATCTTCTtaagtagtggaagtgtaatggactttgggcacgagatttgagttaggaaatgtcaaatctgtgGATAAATGAGGTAAAAATGCCCCCAGTTCAATCTTTGGCCCAGAAATCTGAAGCCAAAAAGGTTGAACCGATCTTGGATCGGTTTGGGCTACTTGAGAGGCCATAAGAGTAGGTTGCCCTGCGTGTAATGCACGTGGGTGCTGGGTCTGGGCTTGGCTTGGGAACACGTTTGGCTAGCACCGGGCCGCGGCTTTGGCTGGCTCACCTTGGGCTTGCCCGTGAGATTTGGAGTGGCATGGCTTGGGCCTTCAAGGACTGGGCTGCTGCCTTGGCAGCTGTAGCTACAGTTTAAGCCTCCTTGTTTTGGGCCGAGCTGGATTCCCTTGTAGCACGGGCTTGGGCTTGCTATAAGGTGGCATGTGCCTAGGTTTGCGACTGCAAGGTGAAGCTTTCACCTTGGGCTTGAATCTCGCCATAAGCTGCCACGGTGGTTGCCGTTGGCATAACCACGATGATGCCCCGTGGGGGTGGTGCCGCTCCATTCATCATCTCGTTAAGCCTAGTAGATCATTGtggtccaaatccttggatGCAGGGAGTTCCGTTCGTCGTGGTTTccaaatttctagccattgtacctttcttttatgttttattcaaagaattttataaaaaaattctaggaacaagaatgtacgaaaaatttacgaatgaacatgaaatgagAAACTTTTGAATGTGAGAGTTTTCTTCGAGTGTGTGAATcaagactctcaatgaaagcaccaatttgttgatgcaaatttccgcgttcttctcctttgatgaaaatgcacttacaaaataataacacctaagattatggccaagagcctcactcacCAACGATGAATAGGGGGCTTTGAtcgaagaatctccgatgccaaagttagaattttagagagaaagcgTTTAGGtgatttttgggagagaatgagCTTAGGTTTTTAGAGAAATATAGGGCAATTTATAAGGGTGTGGTT of the Pyrus communis chromosome 1, drPyrComm1.1, whole genome shotgun sequence genome contains:
- the LOC137724411 gene encoding uncharacterized protein, coding for MVLYRNNDALMCKIFATTLQVEVQDWFHTLPPRSIWSFDDFSLIFTKEYSSYRSIKKKFNHSFNVKKNPKESLRDYVKRFKAKKVKIVGCDDLIASATFQKRLLADHPLFGELIMKKYLTLADSFSLTEKHALWDEARLTNKAPKQPKKESTVA